The Ictalurus punctatus breed USDA103 chromosome 6, Coco_2.0, whole genome shotgun sequence DNA segment GTTGCTTGGATTACGGTGTCTCATATCACTTCGCTGTATTTGCAGGTATGTTTATCACAGCTCAAAATGGATGGTAGCTGGAAATGCAGACTCTCCTGTTCCCCCGCGTGTGTATATCCATCCGGATTCACTGGCCTCCGGGGACACGTGGATGAGACAGGTGGTCAGCTTTGACAAACTGAAACTCACCAACAACGAGCTGGATGACCAAGGACATGTGAGTTTAATTTATTACAGTAAGATCGCCATCATGTGGGATGTTTGCCAGGTACTGGGATTAGTTGGGTTTTATTCACTATTAGAAAacgcctttatttgtcacatattcATTACAGCatggtgaaattcttttctttttgcataTCCTAGCTTGTTAGCAAGCGTACGATACAGTGcgcctggagcagagagggttaagggccttgcttaagggcccaacagtggcagcttgtcagGGAtgacccctgaccttctgatcagaccCTCTGatcccagagccttaactgttgagccaccactgcgcTATTACTATGACTATTATTAACCATACTTTATTAAGCTATAAGATAACTCCTGGTAAAGCTTTCCTggataatatacagtatctcatatCTCACTATgaggcggctgtggatcaggtggtagagtgggtttgattcccggcccacatgcctCTATATGCCGAATcgtccttgggaaagacactgaaccccaagttgctcccgatggcaggctagcgccttgcatggcatctctgctaccattggtgtgtgtgtgtgtgtatgggtgaatgaaatacagtgtaaagcgctttgtagaacctctaaggttaaaaagtgatatatatatatatatatatatatatatatatatatatatatatatatatatatatatatatatatataaaagtgcagaccatttactacgTGACGTCACACGTTTAAGGCTATGCATCCGTTAAGGTTCTTTCACATACCACCACATAACAAAATCCATAATTATAAGATGCAAGCTGATGGATTACATGCCTTATGGCCTCTCCCGGCATCTGTAGCCTCTCTCTTTAATCAAATGTTTCTCAGCTTATTCCCAGGTCAAACCCCACTCGATTAATGCCTCATATATTTCACAACTGAAGAGTGACTAGCTAAAAATGCGATACATGCATGCTTATTGCTATATCGTGCAGGAAgatattcacttttttttttaaatctgatgggATTATTCCCGATGTAAAGTGTGACCTATGGATCGTCTTGGTAATCGACCTGTGTTTGACACTTTTCTTAATATAATTCTTTGTTGTTCCTTGCAGCTCAGTGTGAGTGCACAGAGAAGGTGGATTTATTAAAAGACCTTTAAACGACTCTTACTGACATTCAACATGTTCTGCCATGTCGTCATTGTTATGAGTAACACAATCAAAGCGATGTAGAATCATTTGAGTGATACACCAGCATGCCTAATGTGCTAAGTATTATTCTATAAGATTTTTAGCTTTTTGTTTCTGAATTGTTTAACTAGCGCTAAATTTGAACAGCTTTGACACTcgatagcaaaaaaaaatgtttttcctcttttcattCCTTATCCGAATCAGACGTCCCTTAATCCAGACTTGAGATGTTTTAGAGTCTTTGTGCTGAAAATTGTCATTCTATGCCAAGTTTATGGCAAGTAGTGCTTCGCTGGCATCGTctgtgtatgtggagatgtttttgtttgaatcGGCGCTGATATCACTCGACCATTCTGACAAATGTAATAACATATGGTTGTTAAGAACTACAGTGGGCTGGTGTTTTTCTGGAAAATGGAGAAgggtcttttttcttttaccacagccttataaaaagagacttttattttttgttcgcCTGGAGCCAGAGTGGAAGCTAACAGTGGAACGTCCTGTGTGAGATGTCTTGCTATGATGGACAATTTGACCCTTTTATTACCTTCCATTTTCTCCCTCATGCTCACATTAATCATCATATCATTGAAAagattcatattattattattattattaataataataataataataataataataataagatttttTGGCTATTTTATTGGTTATGATACTGGTTATACCTTAACATGACCATCCCTGGAAATCATAatcgattcaattcaattaaatgttatttgtatagtgcttttaacgaTGGCCGTCGTCACAAAGTAACATTAAAGAAACTCAGTGCACATAATCAGTGCACATTGCCACTTACCGTCGCTTTAAGAGAGGCTTTATATGTAGCGCGGATGTGGCACGGTGGTAGAGGATGTTCACCGTAAGCTCACTTGCATCTCTGCATTTTTGCCTTATATGACACAGACATGAAACATTTAATACAATAGACAAACACCACAAATAAACGTGCATCTTCATCCTTCAGATCATCCTACACTCCATGCACAAGTATCAACCACGTGTCCATGTGATCCGGAAGGACTTCAGCAGTGAGCTCTCTCCTACTAAGCCCGTGCCCACTGGGGAAGGAGTGAAGACGTTCAGCTTCCCTGAAACTGTTTTCACCACAGTCACAGCGTATCAAAACCAACAGGTCTGTATCACAGTGTAAGCACCTTTGAGGATGTCAGAGTTTCCAGTGTGGCCAACATTGCACAGACTAGCAAAAACGAAAGCTTTCCAGAGCAAGAGTTTACAAAGTCTTCTGGGAAAGTCTATGTCaatgaaatattattttgtacTTAATATTACTTTGACTTATTTTGATTTCCTCGTTCTCTTCTTGCAGATCACCCGACTAAAGATTGACCGCAACCCGTTTGCTAAAGGTTTCCGGGATTCGGGGAGAAACAGGTCAATTTCCATGAGCACTGTTGTAACCAATCCTTCCATTACCGcttgaacaaacaaacatatttctCAAATGTTGCcttgaatatgaaaataatcctcTGGAGGTGCATTTTAATCTGCTATGTGCTGCCTCGATAAATCACCTGCTGCTTTGCCCGCCAAGAAATCCTTGTTGATCCTTAATAAAGATATCCAGGGCAAAGCAATTCTTCCTTTCCCTATCATAATATCCATCTCTGTATGCGCTCTGTCCACATTCGCTCGGTCTTCGTTCTTTTCCGTTGTTCCATCTCCGACGCAATACTTTTCACTTTGCACTTTCAGTGTTCTCCATCACTATAAGATGTGAATCTGAATTAACGTACAACACGAGAAAGGCTGGAGCAGACCCTCGGCACATGAAAGCCTGCCGCCATCTGGAGAGCATTATCAGCACAGATATTTGAGacatcttttttcatttttcaaacaATAGAAGGCTTGATTTATGAACTAGCATGTTCATCGCAGCAAAAATACAGATGAAAACATTATTCGAGAGAACGATATTTATAGACAGAAAATAGAATTACTCGCACATCTATCCTTACTTAACTCAGATtatggctttaaaaaaatatcactcTGTTTGAGTAATAAAGCTGTATATTCACCACTAAATAGCCACAGTCCCATTTATCCACGGAAGATCATGAATACCGCAGAACagcttataatataatatatgctCAAACCCCACGCATTTGTCTAACATCTGTTATTAAATCTGTATATCTGCGAAAATTTACAGTCAGTACCATCATTGCTATACCAAGTTGGCATGCTTAGCTGTGCATTtagttcttttatttatatacatccTGAACCGCTGGTTTTGAGGGATTACTCTGTGATGGAGTGCAGTTCTGGCCAAAGTCTGTATTATTAGCGTGTGTGCCTAACGAGCAAGAGTGAGTGGAGACTTACAGCCCCTAAAGGAAGCTGTGTTGTGCAGGCTGAGCCGAGCCTGAGGCTGAGCTGCCTCTCCCAGTACAGGGGAGTAAATCACACAGGAAGGAGATTCGTGTATGGGGCTGAGATGAAACATCACCCAGATTTATGTACACAGTAAAAAGCTgctccttttttaaataaattttttttccttccaacTCCCTTTCTAAACTTCTCCTTGCATCTCTCCTCTCATTTCCATGCAAATGGTCTGACACCCTATGTCCTTTTTATATTGCTTTCCTACACCTCGATTCTCATATCTCCTTTCCTCTGTctcaacattaaaaataaatatatatatatatatatttttttagcaaTTCGTCCATTTCTACCCTATTATCGTCGTCCCCGTGTCCTCACTTCTGGTCTTGACCCTTTTGCTTTCTCTTCTACAGGACAGGTCTGGAGGCGATCATGGAAACATATGCCTTTTGGAGACCACCTGTGAGGACGCTTACATTTGAGGATTTCACTAACATGCAGAAACAGCAAGGTGTGTGGCTGGAACTTCATTAATGATATTAACGGCGcgtcagaaaagaaaagaatttaaaaatgcCCTACTTTACAGTAAATCACCACGATAATGAGACTGTAAGTAGACACTACACAACAAAAAGACTGAGGTCTTGAGCTTGGCGATGGACTAGAGAGCAGACACCGTAGACCTGTTcatgtaccaaaaaaaaaatttcattaaaataatcctgtgcaaaaaaaaaaaaaaaaaaaggtcataaaaTACAATTACCTCTGTCCTGGATAGTcataacttttcttttttctttttttttattatagccATGGCTAATTTCAATGGCCTGGAAAATCAAACGTTACAGCAAAATCTCAAAGCGTAACAGTGACTTAAAGCCAATACTTATCATGAACAGACATCTGTTTAGCATCATGAACCCTAAtagattaaatattaattaaagtcCCACACTGCTGATGAACTTTTGGTACTCTGCAGACGTTCTTCCTTCCCCAGAATTTCATCTCTCCAGCAGTGCAGCCAGCTCTCTCTGAGTAATCAGCTTATTCCCTTAGCACCACTGAAGGCCCTCTCACCCCTGCCCGACAATAGGGGGAAAAACATGACATCACCCTAAGATCTCCTCTTGCTCAGCCAGCAGAGCAGTACCACGCAGAGTGGAGCTCAGCTGTATTATCGAAGGCATATGGAGCTGGCCCAAACTTCAGCCAAGACTCAGAGTCCTGAATTGTTTTGGACTGACTGCACGATATTTTCCTTCCTTACCATGTGCTCAGTCGAAATTTTTCGAAACAATGAAATGACCACTGGCCAgattctcattaataaagaaatatgtGATTATAGATATCCCAAAGCTATCATTCAGTTCCAAGACTTTGATATATATGCGTTTGCATCTGCCAAGTGTCTTTTCCCTCCAATGTTATGAATGATGCTTTTTACATGATGGAAAGGAAGGCAAGCTCTCTTgtgactgtatatacatatgccACATTTCACATGACGACATTCACCTCACATTATATCTAGGATCATTTCAGCTTTTAGATACTAGTTGAACTTTAAAGAGAATTTGTCACTATTTATGAGCGTAGGGATTTTGCTGATTATTGCTCTGGAGAGATACTATCCATTATATGCCTCCAAGTGGCACTTGTTGCCAAACTTGAACAGGGCTCTCTTGTTCCTCGAGGAGGTTTAGGATGCATTGCTTGTCCTTAGGAGCCTCTGTGACTGCACGTTGTTCCCGGACTGAAACGAGAGATCACTCTCGGTATGATTGTTGGCTAGCGGTTCTGTTTTTAGAACTGGCCCTGTCTTACTATTTCACTGTTCTTGTGTATATATTCAAGTGCTCTTTATATAATGCATACACAGTATGTCTTTGTACTTGGTGTTATTTTTGTATCTGTATACGGACGTGTCGATGTAGCTTTCCAAGCATCCGAGTCATTTTGAAAGCTGAGTAGCAACAGGGTGGTAGATGCTTTATCAGTTTTACTTTACACGTGTCCAGTTAGCTGGTCTTATTACAGCGAACAGCATGGTCTGCTTGTTCAAATCTCTTACTGTTTGTTAACTGTGCTTTTCAGGAGGGAGCACTGGCACATCTCCTACTACCTCGAGCACTGGTACACCATCTCCTTCTAGCGCGACTCaccttctctctccttcctgcTCTCCTCCCACCTTCCATCTTGCTCCCAACACCTTCAATGTGGGCTGCAGGGAAAGCCAGCTGTGTAACCTGGGGCTGTCTGAGTATCCTGCCTGTGCCCGAAGCAATATGCCAACCTTGCAGAGCTACGGAGGACTGGCCGACGGATCCTACGGCCGTCTCCAGTCAGCAGGTGGCGGCATGGCCTCCGCCCAGCCTTCAGACTCTTTCCTGCCCCAGAGGACTTCCTCTTTAATTGCAGCAGGAATGCAGGGCAGCACTCACACCTCATTGCCCACCAGTAGTAATGGCGGCGGTAGCACTGGTGGCAAAATGGATGCTTATGGAAGTCAGTTGTCATCTTTCCCCACCTCCCAGCTCCAGTATGTGATGCAGGCAGGGGCAGGTACGGCCTCTGGCTCGTCCGCGTCTCCAGGGACTTCCCCTTCCTCGGCGCACATGTTTACCGGGAGTCATCACCACATGCAGCAGGGCTCATACAATGCCTTTTCCATGCACAATCCATACAACCTCTATGGATACAACTTCCCAGCTTCTCCACGATTGGCCACCAACTCAGAGAAATCTCAGGCCAGCCTGCTGTGCTCATCTTCTGCTGGGGCCTTTGCTGAGCGTCAGTACCTGTCCGGTGGCAGCATGGACAGCATGCCCATGATAGGAAATCCCAGCAGTAGCCAGCAGGTGTCCACAGCCTGTGATGGCCGCCAGTATAGCTCCTCCTCTCAAATGTCTATGcacatggtttaaaaaaaagaaaaacagggtGAAACGTTGTGTGTCATCAGAGCAAGAAGTCATATCAAACTGTTTCTCAGTCTGTTTTTCTGCTATAATAGAATTTTAGCATTTTCAAAATATTCAGTGTACGTCACATGTTGCTGATGGACATCTTGAATCCTTTTAAAAAGGGGCTAATCATCTCATGTGCAGACTTTAAATCACTCATGAGTAGTACACGGACAACgtaaaagtgttatttatgtcaTTTTTCTTTATGATACATGCCAAAAATAGGCAAATACATATAAGATCGTATGGACCTGCCTTCTTTActttccaacctcaatccaatGCAGTGTTGACGCAAATGAAATACTTTGTCTTATGAGGGTGCTCTTGAAGGAGTCTAGTGAGATTTGGTGCAATAATGGACTCACTGAATCATTTCTTATCACACACATCCTTTATCTAAACAACGGACACTCAAAGCTGACCtaggtgttgtttttgttaaataataaaagcacatcAATCTGCTTCATAACAAAGTCATTTGAGAGAAATCGAAACATTATGCTAGTGAATATTGTTCGCTTGAAAAGTGGAAAACGTTCACCTGAAGGACACCGATGGGCAGGAACTGGATTTGGAGAACTGTTACTTTCGGTAAATTTGTCCTTGCCGATTTTATTAGAACTTGCTTAACCAAATTTGGAGTGTATCACCTTTTTAGACACTAAGCTGTAATGTTGATGTGTGGAAAACATAGAATACCAGAGtattaaatgtatgttttggagtGCTGTAGAAGTGTAAAGTATTTAAGTGCTATGTGACAAAACAAATGTGCAGTAAATATAGGTGCCAAGCACAAAACCTCAGCAATGCAATTCAGTTCCTACAACGTACACTATTTGGCAGCCTGTTTAAGAATTTTGTAAGATTTATTCTTTCAACTGGTTGTGAAAGAAGTGTATCGACGTGGTAAAAGAAGGGACAATCGTTTGCTTCCCAAATTGGCAGGAAATGTAAATAGTCAGTCATAAGCTTGTTACCAAATTTTTTTGTCaacattttgtgaaataaaGGACGTATTTGTCAGGACTCGAAAGACACAAACCAAAGCCCatgttttgacattttcaaatgcTGTACAAGCCACTTTTACAACAACTGTTGAAAGAtcaaaggggttttttttttccaagcatGAAAGTGAGGAGACAGGCCAGTACCCTTCTCATACAGTATGACTGAGAGCTTGGTCTTCTGGACTGGACAATGAATGTAAATCTGTGTCTCCTTCTAAGCGTATGTCTCTGTGGTTGCCATGTGCATGAGACAAGAATACTTTCACGAGGATCTGAAAatgaatattataaataaagaaataaataataaaagtttaatGCTGCTGTttgtgtgataaaaaaaaagaagaagctcaTGTTGATGTTACATTAACCCTGGCTGTTTATGATGCATGGTAATATACCACCAGCTctgacagaaagacagagagtgacTTACTGGCTTGGTTTGGTTGGACATggatcatttttacatttcacaatTTATTATGTctgcttttaatacaataataatacatatttatgGTCACTCTTCTCGTCTTGGTTATACTTCTCATTATCCAAGTACGGTGATTTAGAAGCACAATCAGCATCTATTACATGGATGTCTTCAGAAGTCAgtctctttttattatttattttatcctcGCTCTCAATTACTCTTCCTATTCCTCCCTTTTCTCGGTCCCTCTCAAATCATCTCCCATCAGTGCTCAGTTTCACCCCTGAAATATCAGATCTGAATCATCCGAATGTGTAGTGGACCATGAAGGCATCCCTATGTATTAGAAACACCTGTTTCCTAAACTCTGCTCTAGTTATGATTGGATATTTTGTTGAGTGCATGATTTCATAATTTGGAGTATCTCCATCTAATCTGGACATTACTTCCAACAATCATTCACATTTCTTTGCATGATTATATTCTCTATGGTAGCATTACCAATCAAGTGGCCCCATGAGCAAATGTACTGTGGTGATGAGGATGCGCCTGTGCAGATGTACACAAGGTAGTGTTACACACCGAACGCTGGCGATGTGATATGGCCGGATCATGTGGTATgtgaacagcattgtgggtcAGAGAATGTCTGAAATGTCTGAATCAGATATTGAAAAGATTGGTAACTGGTTTAATATACGGGCATACGACGCTTTTCGACAGATTCCTGGGAAACTTGTGTTTATCTTTTCCTCTGTcatggattgtgtgtgtgtagagaataAACAATAATTACCGTATATAGGCGTATGAGTAAATGTATCATATTTATGATGACATGCCAACATTGTTACAAtgtcatgagaaaaaaaaacatattgcaGTTATGATATTGCATTAAGAAATGTCAAGTTGTTGCATAAGGACAGAAATGAGACCTTATCTGAATCTGCTTTTGTTTAGTTTGATCAAATTGGGATGATGTCAGACGGTGGATACGGGTATCATTTCTACCTAATGCTTCATAGTAGTTACATAATATGTGTTTACAAGCATTTTCATGGTCATGAGTAAACCGAAATCCCACCCACGTTCAGTTTGGTGAGACAATATAATTCCtccattcttttatttttgtctctgACTGGTTGCAGCCCCGTAACAACTCCTTCCATGCTTTATGGAACGgggtgtttttggtttttctcTCCACAGGGAAGCCGTGAGGGAGAGAACAAACAGGACATAGAGAACAAAGGTTGAAGTAGGGCTTTCCACCAAATGGAGACAAGTTCAAAGCATTAGTGGTTACATTCTGACTCAAAGTGAGAAATCTATTAGGCATGAACATCTGCACTGATGTGTAATCCAGCCGCAGATATTCAAAGTAATAGCAATGCGCTGAAAGAGATGGACTTTGATAAAGTGATAAAAACAGACGGAAAGTGTTCAGCTCTGGCTCAATCTCTTGTGTATCAGAACCGACTGAGTACAGAGGGGTCCTGCTGAGACACTTCCTCCTCTAATGAGAGATGTCCGGCTTGGAGAGATTCTGCAGATCATGTGAGAGACCCTGCTGATGAACTGAACACTGGATCAGAGCTTTCATTTCATACAGAGCCTGGGACACATCTGAATATGAGAAGAGTGGAGCTGTAGTGTGGATTGAGGCCTGGTAGAGAGGTCTCAGATTGCCTCCTGACCTTATGAAGCCACGGCTGGGGAGAGTTGGTCTTCAGAGAGGTGTAGAGAGTTGGGGGGTGAATGGTGAACAGATGTGGTATAGTGGTCTGTTAGGTGGTATACTGTTGTTGCTGGAGTCTAATACAGGGAAGAAAATGTATCTTACAGCCTctagaacaagaacaagaactgCTTACTTTGTTTTGGATACAGTAGAACTGTTCAACATTCCTTAAAACGTTGATTTTGCAGCAGAAAATAGTATGGtggaattaaataaatttgacaTTTAAGCTTATAGTGTTCATTAAGGATCACACAAAATGGTCACAACCAGAATAGTATGAACAATAATATAGAAATAATTTGCAAATGACATTTTGCCGAAATACCATAAGTACGACATACACATTTGGAATACATGTATCTATCTATAAGTATACGTTTGCTATTTTTCTACTTAAATACGCTTGAATTGTCTCAGCCTACATATGGGTTCCCAGATGGACTAGTGGCTAGCATGCAGTGCTCTCACCGCTGCAGGATATATGGGTTCCAACCCCAGCCAACCCCAGCCACTGGAGGGTTGAATGAGCTAGTACACACTCATAGCCAGTTCCAAGCCTAGAAATGGGGAAGGTTgtgtcaggaagggcatccaGTGTAAAACCTCCGTCAGATTCAAAATATGTAGACGTGTGATCTGCTGTGGTGACCCTGAACgggaagaaataaatatataagaaagaaataaatatataagaaagaaatatataaatctcAGCCTAAATATGAATTCTTTAATTCCTGGCAAAGAGTGTTCTTGGGTCAAAAGCtatcaataaaaaatatatatatatatatatatatgtttttgattatttaaaacaaatgtttcGAAATGTGACGTATGAGGCTACATTAGCTACAGCTTACTATACTGTGAATTAATAATCGTCTGCTGTGTTATTGCAACAGTGAAAATGTTATGGTcttgtatattttgattgacTGGCTGGCCCCTGGGTATGATGTGTTGTGAAGCTGAAGCATACACTATGTACATTCATATCCAACAAGGCTAACTTTTTGACTAACAGAAATTGTCAACAGCACAGTAACAATAAAGCAGATTGCTTAGCCATAAATAATGCAGGCCTGTAATAACTGCCCATTGCCCAAGGCACGCTTTTCTCCTCACTCTGAAGAGAGTGGGCCTCCTCTGTCCTCGACTAAGCCTCAGTACTCACATTCTGCTACTCCATTCGTTACGCTCGTTATTTTCACAGGAAGTTTGTTTAACGCTCAATAGATGGACGACGAACAGCCATCATTCACGTTGCCTTATAATGCAGAGCTAATCCAGATCACCACAACCCCCTACCCTTTCAACAGGGTTAAACATTCTGGGAAATATTCGACCAACACATGTGTATGATAAATCACCTTTATAATGCTTGTCACATAAACCGTTATTATGAATGCTGCATGGCTTAAGACTGTGTCCGTCGAGTTGGGGATAATGTGGAGGACTGTACC contains these protein-coding regions:
- the tbx15 gene encoding T-box transcription factor TBX15 isoform X1, whose protein sequence is MSERRRSAAALSSRAHAFSVEALIGSNKKRKLRGWEEKALELSMENLASNGQLGDGEDTGQCLDIDPDCEASPGSDGEVLAERSSCSLGSPADLNPAASMDEIQVELQCADLWKRFHDIGTEMIITKAGRRMFPAMRVKIVGLDPHQQYYIAMDIVPVDNKRYRYVYHSSKWMVAGNADSPVPPRVYIHPDSLASGDTWMRQVVSFDKLKLTNNELDDQGHIILHSMHKYQPRVHVIRKDFSSELSPTKPVPTGEGVKTFSFPETVFTTVTAYQNQQITRLKIDRNPFAKGFRDSGRNRTGLEAIMETYAFWRPPVRTLTFEDFTNMQKQQGGSTGTSPTTSSTGTPSPSSATHLLSPSCSPPTFHLAPNTFNVGCRESQLCNLGLSEYPACARSNMPTLQSYGGLADGSYGRLQSAGGGMASAQPSDSFLPQRTSSLIAAGMQGSTHTSLPTSSNGGGSTGGKMDAYGSQLSSFPTSQLQYVMQAGAGTASGSSASPGTSPSSAHMFTGSHHHMQQGSYNAFSMHNPYNLYGYNFPASPRLATNSEKSQASLLCSSSAGAFAERQYLSGGSMDSMPMIGNPSSSQQVSTACDGRQYSSSSQMSMHMV
- the tbx15 gene encoding T-box transcription factor TBX15 isoform X2, whose amino-acid sequence is MSERRRSAAALSSRAHAFSVEALIGSNKKRKLRGWEEKALELSMENLASNGQLGDGEDTDCEASPGSDGEVLAERSSCSLGSPADLNPAASMDEIQVELQCADLWKRFHDIGTEMIITKAGRRMFPAMRVKIVGLDPHQQYYIAMDIVPVDNKRYRYVYHSSKWMVAGNADSPVPPRVYIHPDSLASGDTWMRQVVSFDKLKLTNNELDDQGHIILHSMHKYQPRVHVIRKDFSSELSPTKPVPTGEGVKTFSFPETVFTTVTAYQNQQITRLKIDRNPFAKGFRDSGRNRTGLEAIMETYAFWRPPVRTLTFEDFTNMQKQQGGSTGTSPTTSSTGTPSPSSATHLLSPSCSPPTFHLAPNTFNVGCRESQLCNLGLSEYPACARSNMPTLQSYGGLADGSYGRLQSAGGGMASAQPSDSFLPQRTSSLIAAGMQGSTHTSLPTSSNGGGSTGGKMDAYGSQLSSFPTSQLQYVMQAGAGTASGSSASPGTSPSSAHMFTGSHHHMQQGSYNAFSMHNPYNLYGYNFPASPRLATNSEKSQASLLCSSSAGAFAERQYLSGGSMDSMPMIGNPSSSQQVSTACDGRQYSSSSQMSMHMV